The following is a genomic window from Lysinibacillus sp. G4S2.
TCGCTAAAAACCGAACTACTCGACACATTCTTTTATATGGTCATCACTATAACGTGTGGTTGATTTCTTTGATAGAAAGAGCTTGTTTTTCGATAAAAGCCCAAATAGTTTCGATAAAATGAGATTTTGTTTCGATAAAAGCTCAAATAGTTTCGATAAAGAGCGATTTTGTTTCGATAAATCTTCAAAGTATTCCTATAAAACGAAAGGAGCTTTAGCGATTCTGTTTTGGAAATATTATGTTTTCAATACTAAGAAAAGAGTTGCCTCTTGCGCTGAGACAAACTCCTTTTTTGGCTCTAACAGTTGCTGCCGCTACGTTAGCACTTCGCTTTCGCACTGAGCAAAGCTTCCTGGAGGCGTCCGATGAGCCGCTAATCCCCAAGGAGTCGCCCAGCCGGAACGAAGATTAACTAATACATGGCATATGTTTTAACAAATGTCATCCACAACTTTTGGTGATGAGCCATTTGTTTATGCTTAAAAATTGAGAAGTTATAAAGGTTATAATAGTATTTCACAGGTACAGATTAAGTTATTTTAGAAGTTAGGAGCGGGCAAAATGGATTCCTATGAAGTATCGACATTAAAAAAAGGCATTTTAATTTTGGATGTATTACGTCAAAAACATTCTCTTACATTAACTGAAATTATGGAAGAATTATCAATGAACAAGACATCCGTTTTTCGCATGCTTTATACACTAGAAAAAATGAACTATGTGATTAAATATAATAAGTATTATCAATTAAATCCGCATATTTTTAGGGACGAGCATTTATATTGGCATAAAGAAATTCAGTGGACGTCTCTCGTAGCGCCCTATCAATTAGCTCGGCAAGAAGAAATAACTACTTATATTGGTATTTTGGAAGATTGTGAGATCGTGATAAAAAATGTGATTAGGGAGCCTTTTGAACAGCCTGCTTTTCACGCAATCGATACGCGAACACCCATGCATTCAAGCGCACTTGGAAAAGTAGTATTAGCTCATCTATCACCTAAAAAACAACGTGAAATATTAAATAGTATTGAACTGAATACATTTACAGCAAAAACCTTCTATGATTATGGTCTTTTGATTCCTCACTTACAGGTCATTAAAGCACAAGGATATGCTGTTGATAATGAAGAAACGAATCTAGGTAAATGTTGTATTGCCGTCCCGATTTATGTGAATGAAGAAGTCATCGGTGCCATTGCTTTGCATGGTTCAACAGAACAAATTAAGAAAACTGCCATTCGTTCGTTCGTAAAAAAATTAGTGGAGGCAAGTCAGCAATTGACAGAAGAAATCCATTATCTTTTAGCATAATGTTAATTTCTTTGGAAAGTTCTAATCCGTTCTCTATTTGCAATTAAAACGCTTTTGTTTCTATATATGAAACTACAACTATGTATGTTGGTAAAATAATTTTTTTACTCTATTCTGATTACAGAAAATCGAGGAGGTTGGAATATGAAATTTCATACATTAAAAAAATCTACTATCAACATTTCAGAAATTGGTCTTGGGACGAATGCTGTAGGTGGACATAACTTATACGAAAACTTAAATGAACAAGATGGGAAGGAACTAGTTTCCGCTGCACTTGACCTAGGGATAACTTTTTTTGATACAGCAGACATTTATGGAACAGGGCGTTCAGAAGAGCTCGTCGGCGAAGTATTAAAGAAATATCCAAGGGAAGATTTCGTTTTAGCGACAAAGGGAGGTAGACATTGGTTTGAGGATGGTTCAGTAAAAACAAATAATGATCCACAATATTTAAGAAGTGCACTCGAAAATAGCTTGCACCGACTACAGATGGATTATGTAGACCTTTACTATTTACACTTCCCAGATAACGAAACTCCTCTTGCTGAGGCGATTGGTGAATTATCACGCTTGAAAGAAGAAGGAAAAATCCGAGCAATAGGCATTTCAAACGTAACATTAGCTCAACTGAAAGAAGCGAATGCGCATAATGATATTGCTGTCTTACAATCTCCATACAATATGTTGAATCGTTCAGCCGAACAAGATTTATTGCCATACTGTATAAAAAATGATATTTCATTTATTCCGTATGGTCCACTTGCATATGGCTTACTTGGTGGCAAATATACAAAAGACTTCAAGTTAGGTACAGGAGACTGGCGAATTTCGGATCCTTTATTCCAAGGTGAATTATTTGAGCGAACGTTAGTAAAAATAGATGCATTAAAGAAAATTGCAGAGGAAAAGCAAACAACATTACCAAATCTAGCACTTGCTTGGTTATTAGCACAAGAGGGCATTGATGCAGTAATTCCAGGCGGAAAACATAAAAAACAAGTTGCTAACAATGTGAAAGCAACCGATGTCCTTTTAACAAAAGAAGATCTAGTGAATATAGAAGAAGTTTTATTATAACGTAATGTTAAATGGTAAAAATCCGTGTCGCAGGAGTCTACGGATTTTTACCTTTACTACAATTTAAGAGTAGACTCCTATAAACCTGTGTTTTAAGATAGCTATATTGAGCATCATTGGTATCTTGAAAAGCCTCTTCTCTGCTTGAACAAAGGTCTTGATATTCGAGGTTGTACGAAAACTGCTCTTCCGTAAAATCTCTTCTTTCCCCTTCGAGCATATTATAGAAATGCCAGCCTTCATCAAGCCATGTTTTATAAATTTCGCCTCCAAGAATATCATTTACAACTATTGCAGTAACTCCGCATTGTCCTCTCGCTGGATTATCTATATTCCATTTTGAACTTGATTGACTTGACCAGGATTTTTTTAAAGCTCTTAGCAAATCTTTTTCCGCATACATTCCACAACACCCTTTTTCAACCTGAAATTTTTAATATGGTACATCATCCATTTTTATAGGCGTTGTTCTACCTAACATCCAATCATCTTTGATTGCACCATATAGGATACTATCTGTCACAGTACCATCTGCGTTCTCCCAAGCATTTCTTAAATGACCTTCTTTCACAAAACCAGCATTCGTAAAGCATTTTCTCATGCCGATATTATCGACTCTCGTATAACCTTCAATGCGAATTTTACCTTTTTCTCCAAACAGGTAATTTTGTAACCAGAGGAGTGTCTTTACTCCGTATCCTTTTCCCCTGTAACGTGCATCTAAACGGATATCGAATAATGGGATTGTGTCGTTTATGTCATGAATTATGATAATCCCAACCTTTTCTTCATTATCAATGATCCAATGCGTTTCGCAATCGTTGTGATAGTTACCTTCTGCATACGCCTTTCGAACGGATTCCTCATTTACATTTTGGTCGGTATGATACATCCACTTGTTTTGAGTTAATAATTCCACTAAATTTTCAATTTCATCTACTAAAAGTTTATATTCCATTCATATAATCCTCCAATGCATAAAATTGGGCTCTTCTCTATAACGTGGAGTTGATTTCTGTTCTGGCTGGGCGCTTTGTAGCTGTCGCTACAGAAAACATTTGTTGTTGTTGCTGTCGCACAGATAAAACAATTGCTGTCGCTTCGCTTTCGCACAGAGCAAAGCTTCCTGGGGGGCGTCCGATGAGCCGCTTCACTCGCGAGGCTCGCTCCAATCTACAGGACATACGTTTTAATAAATGTCATCCCAAAGCAAAAGGGAATAGAAAAGTAAAAGTGGCTATAAACTGAATATCCACTTCTTATATACTTAAAATTACTTTGGAACAGAACTACAATGGCCTGACACAATAATTAGACGCTCACCATTTGATTTCCAAACACGTGAATAACACATTTCATCTTCAATTGGCTCTGTGCCGAATGTTCCTTTTAGTGTAGCCCTTGTCACTGTCACGGCCGAATTTTCTAACAGAATTATTTTTTGATCTAAAAAATCGATAGTTGTAAAACTCAGTATCCCAGAACGATACGCATCAATATCCGCTTCCTTCGTTAAGATTTGTCCGAAGTGATTTACAAAGATAAGGTTATCATCGATAAGTTCTTCCAGAGCTTTGATATCTCCATTTAGCATCGCTTGTCGCAGGCGTTCTTCATATTCGATAATGAATTCTCTTTTCATGTTTAAACCACCCTTTCAAACTATTAATTATATTTCCATTATTATAAACTTTTATTTCACAATTCCCAATACAAAACCATTTAAGAGAATTTATTTTATATTTAAATCATCCTATTAAGAGCCTCATCTTCCATCCTATGATTAAGGATATCCAATTTGATTCGTTAGGCTATGTTGATTGCCGACCGCTTTGGATTAAGTAGTGTAAAAGGGTAAATCATTATGTATTAAGTATTGTATGTTACTTTTACATTCTATTTTCTCTCCCGAATAGTTTTCACAACAAATATCATATACTTTAAAGAAGTGTATATTTTTGTTAAATTTATTTCATGGATTAAAGGTCATGGCTATGAAGTTATGACGGAAAAATTTTCGGAGGAAATAGGAGAAAACAACAATGAAAAAAATCTCAATATATAAAACTATATTAGTATGTTTATTATTAATTCCATTCAATCTATTTCTACCAGTCTCACAAATCTCCGCCGCAGAACAAGATATTAAGAGTACTATAGACAATTATGTTGAAAACTTTTTGGAAGAACAGCGAATTCCTGGGGCATCTATTGCCATTGTTCATAATAACGATATTTTTTACTCCAATTCGTGGGGCGTAACGGGAGAATCTGCAGAAAAAGTAACTACGGATACTCCATTTGTAATTGGCTCTATTAGTAAATCATTAACAGGCTTAGCCATAGTGAAATTAATCGAAGAGGGTACCATTCAATTAGATGATCCAGTTCAAAAATATATTCCTTGGTTTACCCTTAAAGATAAACAAGCCGCTTCGCAAATAACCATTAAACATTTACTTACGCACACAAGTGGGATAAGCACTTATTCTGGCTTATCAATATCCGACTTAGAATCTAAAGATTTGAATGCTATAAATGAAAATGTAGAAAGTTTATCGAATGTTAAGCTGACTGCCGCACCTGGGGAAAAGCACCAGTACAGTAATGCTAACTACTCTATTCTTGCTGCTCTCATCGAAGAAGTTACTAATCAAACATATTCTGACTATATGGAGGAACATGTTTTTTCACCATTAGGAATGAAAAATGCAGCCGCTAATGAAAGCATGGCCTATGAAAAAGGATATTTATCTGGCTATCAGTCATGGTTTGGTCTCCCTAGAAAAAGCTCAGTAACATATGATAATGGAGGGGCACCATATGGATACGTCACAGCTAGTACAACGGATTTGGTCCAGTTCATTAGACTTCTTAGTCAACATGACAGTA
Proteins encoded in this region:
- a CDS encoding GNAT family protein, which codes for MEYKLLVDEIENLVELLTQNKWMYHTDQNVNEESVRKAYAEGNYHNDCETHWIIDNEEKVGIIIIHDINDTIPLFDIRLDARYRGKGYGVKTLLWLQNYLFGEKGKIRIEGYTRVDNIGMRKCFTNAGFVKEGHLRNAWENADGTVTDSILYGAIKDDWMLGRTTPIKMDDVPY
- a CDS encoding serine hydrolase domain-containing protein, which gives rise to MKKISIYKTILVCLLLIPFNLFLPVSQISAAEQDIKSTIDNYVENFLEEQRIPGASIAIVHNNDIFYSNSWGVTGESAEKVTTDTPFVIGSISKSLTGLAIVKLIEEGTIQLDDPVQKYIPWFTLKDKQAASQITIKHLLTHTSGISTYSGLSISDLESKDLNAINENVESLSNVKLTAAPGEKHQYSNANYSILAALIEEVTNQTYSDYMEEHVFSPLGMKNAAANESMAYEKGYLSGYQSWFGLPRKSSVTYDNGGAPYGYVTASTTDLVQFIRLLSQHDSNNFLSKNAMDLYVSPLVQTSKNRYYGFGVRVSNPNSKEEMIWHSGSTPDARSEVFFIPETGWGGVILTNKSHILEEEGLLYLKQGIINILNGEEPVEIPKYKPTIQLITIALLCLLFAMFIYLLIKAKSKISKKRRKWRILGILLLVLVIISVPLLSYSLGSPWNSIKVFAPDIAFLTILTVTLLALNGLLSIYISFKRHQKRQLL
- a CDS encoding aldo/keto reductase, with protein sequence MKFHTLKKSTINISEIGLGTNAVGGHNLYENLNEQDGKELVSAALDLGITFFDTADIYGTGRSEELVGEVLKKYPREDFVLATKGGRHWFEDGSVKTNNDPQYLRSALENSLHRLQMDYVDLYYLHFPDNETPLAEAIGELSRLKEEGKIRAIGISNVTLAQLKEANAHNDIAVLQSPYNMLNRSAEQDLLPYCIKNDISFIPYGPLAYGLLGGKYTKDFKLGTGDWRISDPLFQGELFERTLVKIDALKKIAEEKQTTLPNLALAWLLAQEGIDAVIPGGKHKKQVANNVKATDVLLTKEDLVNIEEVLL
- a CDS encoding IclR family transcriptional regulator is translated as MDSYEVSTLKKGILILDVLRQKHSLTLTEIMEELSMNKTSVFRMLYTLEKMNYVIKYNKYYQLNPHIFRDEHLYWHKEIQWTSLVAPYQLARQEEITTYIGILEDCEIVIKNVIREPFEQPAFHAIDTRTPMHSSALGKVVLAHLSPKKQREILNSIELNTFTAKTFYDYGLLIPHLQVIKAQGYAVDNEETNLGKCCIAVPIYVNEEVIGAIALHGSTEQIKKTAIRSFVKKLVEASQQLTEEIHYLLA
- a CDS encoding nuclear transport factor 2 family protein, translating into MKREFIIEYEERLRQAMLNGDIKALEELIDDNLIFVNHFGQILTKEADIDAYRSGILSFTTIDFLDQKIILLENSAVTVTRATLKGTFGTEPIEDEMCYSRVWKSNGERLIIVSGHCSSVPK